The proteins below are encoded in one region of Megalops cyprinoides isolate fMegCyp1 chromosome 14, fMegCyp1.pri, whole genome shotgun sequence:
- the LOC118789520 gene encoding nuclear receptor subfamily 0 group B member 1-like, protein MASFDGCHCLGDRRQNSILYNILKNDNQTEHRAHRRPGVVPPQQACLCGSKKKVALRCPQITCKAASAVLMKTLKFVKNVLCFRELPADDQLLLVRSSWAPLLVLGMAQDRVDFETTELPEPSMLQRILTGGQEKKGNPYDQNDQGVSQADTQAIKAFLSKCWGLDISTKEYAYLKGAVLFNPDLVGLLCLHYIHGLQSEAHQALNEYVKMIHREDPTRFAKLLIALSMLRSINANVVAELFFRPVIGTVNMEELLLEMFYGK, encoded by the exons ATGGCTTCCTTTGACGGCTGCCACTGCTTGGGCGACAGGAGACAGAACAGTATCCTCtacaacattttgaaaaacgACAACCAGACGGAGCACCGTGCGCACCGGCGTCCCGGGGTAGTCCCGCCGCAGCAGGCTTGCTTGTGCGGATCAAAGAAGAAAGTGGCACTCCGATGCCCTCAGATTACGTGTAAAGCTGCTTCTGCGGTCCTGATGAAAACGCTGAAGTTTGTAAAGAACGTGCTTTGTTTTCGCGAGCTGCCCGCCGATGACCAGCTGCTACTCGTGCGGAGCAGCTGGGCGCCGCTGCTCGTGCTGGGCATGGCACAGGACAGGGTCGACTTTGAGACAACCGAGTTGCCCGAACCCAGCATGTTGCAAAGGATTTTAACTGGCGGGCAGGAGAAAAAAGGCAACCCTTACGACCAGAACGATCAGGGGGTGTCACAAGCCGACACCCAGGCCATTAAAGCGTTTCTGAGCAAGTGCTGGGGACTGGATATCAGTACCAAGGAGTACGCGTATTTGAAAGGAGCCGTCCTTTTCAACCCAG ATCTAGTGGGACTACTGTGTCTACACTACATTCACGGACTGCAGAGCGAAGCGCACCAGGCACTTAATGAATATGTCAAAATGATTCACCGGGAGGACCCTACAAGGTTCGCCAAACTATTAATCGCGCTGTCCATGCTGCGATCTATCAACGCCAACGTCGTCGCCGAACTGTTCTTCAGACCCGTCATCGGAACGGTCAACATGGAGGAACTTTTGCTGGAGATGTTTTACGGGAAATAA